Proteins co-encoded in one Cytobacillus sp. NJ13 genomic window:
- a CDS encoding gamma carbonic anhydrase family protein, giving the protein MIFDFEGLKPDVHETVYLAPNTYIIGNVKLEADVSIWFNSVLRGDNDSIRIGRGTNVQEGTMIHVDEGYPVSIGQNVTIGHNCVIHGCTIEDGALIGMGAIILNGAIIKKGAVIAAGAVVGENRVIEKNILAAGVPAKALKPVKEELHERILAGAEFYQKNAVKFRRAGIASGMIDAKMK; this is encoded by the coding sequence ATGATCTTTGATTTTGAAGGACTGAAGCCAGACGTTCATGAAACTGTCTATTTGGCACCTAACACCTATATCATCGGCAATGTAAAACTGGAGGCTGATGTATCCATTTGGTTCAATTCTGTGCTGCGCGGGGACAATGATTCCATTCGTATTGGAAGGGGCACCAATGTACAGGAGGGAACAATGATTCATGTGGATGAAGGTTACCCTGTCAGCATTGGACAAAATGTCACAATCGGCCATAATTGTGTGATTCATGGATGCACCATTGAAGATGGTGCCCTGATCGGCATGGGAGCGATTATACTTAACGGTGCCATCATTAAGAAAGGTGCCGTCATAGCTGCTGGAGCAGTAGTCGGTGAAAATAGAGTGATTGAGAAAAACATCCTTGCAGCCGGCGTTCCCGCAAAAGCGTTAAAGCCGGTTAAGGAGGAACTGCATGAGCGTATCCTTGCAGGGGCAGAATTTTATCAAAAAAACGCTGTGAAATTTCGCCGGGCTGGTATTGCTTCTGGGATGATTGATGCAAAAATGAAGTAA
- a CDS encoding CoA transferase: MGPLQGMKVLDASQIMAGPYCTMVLADLGAEVMKVEKVNGGDDSRQMGPYVNGESTCFFQINRNKKSIALNLKTKEGKEIFYQLAKEADVVVENYRPGVTKSLGIDYESLKKINPGLVYCSISGYGQTGPYSHKGGFDLVAQGMTGLMSMTGEKGMRPMKSGIAVYDIGAGITAAYSILAAFIHKMKTGEGQHVDIALAEIGLPWFTWEAGAYFAEGTIPEATGWRHRVSAPYQAVKTKSGYMMLGCANQRTWERFCEDVAGKPEWLTDPRYKTNLLRNKHVSELEEDIEAVLMHQDTRYWIELCEIAGVPAGPINNFAEAVQDPHYEARGMIQEVEHPLIGKMKMIGIPAKFSKTPGEVKTPSPLFGQDTIEVLNGLGYDEDSIRNLTKSGAVKTLVERPILNKK, from the coding sequence ATGGGACCATTACAAGGAATGAAAGTCCTTGATGCATCGCAAATCATGGCTGGTCCGTATTGCACTATGGTCCTCGCAGATCTCGGTGCGGAAGTCATGAAAGTGGAGAAAGTGAACGGAGGAGACGATTCCCGCCAAATGGGCCCATATGTAAATGGGGAATCTACCTGCTTTTTTCAAATAAACCGAAATAAAAAAAGTATAGCATTAAACCTTAAAACCAAAGAAGGAAAAGAAATCTTCTATCAATTGGCTAAAGAAGCAGATGTTGTGGTTGAAAATTACCGCCCGGGAGTAACAAAATCACTTGGCATAGACTATGAAAGCCTAAAGAAGATTAATCCTGGGTTAGTCTATTGTTCTATCTCAGGTTATGGCCAGACTGGCCCTTATTCCCATAAGGGCGGTTTCGATCTGGTGGCCCAGGGGATGACAGGGCTTATGAGCATGACCGGAGAAAAAGGAATGCGTCCGATGAAATCCGGCATCGCCGTTTATGATATCGGGGCAGGCATAACTGCAGCCTATTCGATATTGGCCGCCTTTATCCATAAGATGAAGACTGGGGAAGGACAGCATGTGGATATTGCCCTGGCTGAGATCGGGCTTCCATGGTTTACGTGGGAGGCAGGAGCTTATTTTGCAGAAGGAACGATACCGGAAGCTACCGGCTGGAGGCACCGTGTGTCTGCTCCTTACCAGGCTGTTAAAACAAAATCGGGATATATGATGCTTGGATGTGCCAATCAAAGGACATGGGAAAGATTTTGCGAGGACGTAGCCGGAAAGCCTGAATGGCTGACAGATCCGCGCTATAAAACCAATTTATTGAGAAACAAACATGTGAGTGAGCTGGAAGAAGATATTGAGGCTGTATTAATGCATCAAGATACAAGGTATTGGATTGAACTTTGTGAAATAGCAGGAGTACCTGCGGGGCCTATCAACAACTTTGCAGAGGCAGTTCAGGATCCGCATTATGAAGCAAGAGGCATGATTCAGGAAGTGGAGCATCCATTAATCGGAAAAATGAAGATGATTGGCATTCCCGCAAAATTTTCAAAAACTCCAGGTGAGGTGAAAACTCCCTCTCCTCTCTTCGGACAGGACACGATTGAAGTGTTGAATGGTTTGGGCTATGACGAAGATTCCATAAGAAATTTAACAAAATCCGGGGCTGTGAAGACCTTGGTTGAAAGGCCCATCCTGAATAAAAAATAG
- a CDS encoding tripartite tricarboxylate transporter permease — protein MIEGLLGGFGNLFEPFNFFILMVGVLLGFIGGGIPGISGTMLVIILLPVSYAMDPAAAFLLLTSIYATSVFSGSISAILFRTPGTPEAVATVFDGYPMAKKGEGGKALGISIFSSATGGVFGTLVLIFLTPLLASFALRFSSPEYFALALMGLTVVASLSAGNLVKGFIGVSFGLFIATIGIDTMTGVPRFTFGSGQLMSGIDFIPVLIGLFAISEVLRRVQQVHKVNVKQKVSSELPNWNVMKRISGVVGRSSLLGVFIGILPGIGATTAAMLSYSEAARWSKRSKEFGTGIPEGVAAPESANNAAAMGAMVPLLSLGIPGSATTAILLGAFILHGIQPGPLMFSTQGSLIYTILMGLLVANLLILVIAKPFISVFSKILQVPYTIIGPLIVLFCIVGTFAVRNSIFDVAMMLVFGIIGYYLENAKFPLAPIVLGVVLGPIAEDQFRRAMQMSNNDISIFFTRPIALTFIVLSIISILYPFINKWIKKRRNNASGTDQTVAS, from the coding sequence ATGATAGAAGGACTTTTAGGCGGTTTTGGCAATCTTTTTGAGCCTTTTAATTTTTTCATTCTTATGGTCGGTGTCCTGCTTGGTTTCATTGGTGGAGGGATCCCGGGTATAAGCGGAACCATGCTGGTCATAATCCTTCTTCCTGTCAGTTATGCAATGGATCCGGCTGCAGCATTTTTGCTGCTGACCTCCATTTATGCCACATCTGTTTTTTCAGGGTCCATAAGCGCTATTCTGTTTAGAACCCCAGGCACACCAGAAGCGGTGGCAACGGTTTTCGACGGGTATCCCATGGCCAAGAAGGGGGAAGGGGGAAAAGCCCTTGGCATTTCCATCTTCAGTTCCGCCACAGGGGGTGTTTTTGGAACGCTGGTATTAATCTTTTTGACGCCGCTGCTTGCCTCTTTTGCTCTTAGATTTTCGTCCCCGGAGTATTTTGCATTGGCACTAATGGGTCTGACGGTAGTAGCTTCTTTGAGTGCAGGCAATCTGGTTAAAGGATTCATTGGTGTTTCCTTCGGTTTGTTCATTGCCACTATTGGCATCGATACAATGACTGGTGTGCCAAGATTTACATTCGGTTCAGGACAGTTAATGTCGGGAATTGACTTTATCCCTGTTCTGATTGGATTATTCGCCATTTCAGAGGTGCTGAGAAGAGTCCAGCAGGTCCACAAGGTGAATGTAAAGCAAAAAGTGAGTTCCGAACTTCCAAACTGGAATGTCATGAAACGAATTTCTGGCGTCGTTGGACGTTCTTCCTTATTAGGTGTGTTTATTGGAATCCTTCCGGGAATAGGTGCAACTACTGCAGCCATGCTCAGCTACAGTGAGGCTGCCAGGTGGTCAAAAAGATCTAAAGAATTTGGAACTGGAATTCCAGAAGGAGTAGCTGCACCTGAATCTGCCAATAATGCAGCAGCAATGGGTGCCATGGTGCCATTGCTTTCTCTGGGAATTCCGGGCAGCGCGACAACCGCTATACTGCTCGGCGCTTTTATTCTGCATGGAATTCAGCCGGGGCCTTTGATGTTTTCCACACAAGGTTCTCTCATTTATACCATCCTGATGGGACTTCTTGTTGCCAACTTGCTGATTTTAGTTATTGCCAAACCGTTTATTTCGGTATTCTCTAAGATTTTGCAAGTGCCCTACACAATCATTGGACCACTCATCGTTCTCTTTTGTATTGTTGGCACATTCGCAGTCAGGAATTCGATTTTTGATGTTGCTATGATGCTGGTATTCGGAATTATCGGCTACTATCTGGAAAACGCCAAATTTCCGCTGGCACCTATCGTGCTTGGCGTTGTGCTCGGTCCCATTGCTGAAGACCAGTTCAGAAGGGCCATGCAGATGTCCAACAATGATATTTCCATCTTCTTCACAAGGCCGATTGCCTTAACCTTCATTGTCCTATCCATCATCAGTATATTGTATCCATTCATTAATAAGTGGATTAAGAAGCGCAGAAACAATGCAAGCGGTACAGATCAAACTGTAGCTTCTTAA
- a CDS encoding ABC transporter ATP-binding protein: MSHEKCSSIISLDKISWKRNGKQILNKVSWNVRKGEHWALLGLNGSGKTTILQMITGYLWPNGGQVSVLGNLYGKTNIPELRKSIGWVSTSLDDKFQFRPSETALEIVLSGRFASIGLYQEITQQDLDKAKDLMHQFNISHVQDQTLTSLSQGEKRKAMIARALMASPRLLILDEPCNGLDIYSQEELLRSIEKMAAQPDGPTIIYVTHHIGEIVPSITHAMLLKGGNVISQGKKRETLTDSLLEETFRVPITVEWENGRPWVRVKVASQFIGAGNR, translated from the coding sequence ATGAGTCATGAGAAGTGCAGCAGTATTATCTCACTGGATAAGATAAGCTGGAAAAGAAACGGAAAGCAGATACTGAACAAAGTTTCATGGAATGTCAGAAAAGGAGAACATTGGGCCCTATTAGGCTTGAATGGATCAGGGAAAACAACGATTCTGCAGATGATTACCGGCTATCTGTGGCCTAATGGCGGGCAAGTTTCAGTATTAGGAAATCTTTATGGCAAGACGAATATACCAGAGCTTAGAAAATCCATCGGCTGGGTAAGCACGTCGCTGGACGATAAATTTCAATTCCGTCCATCAGAAACTGCCCTTGAAATTGTCTTGAGCGGAAGATTTGCCTCGATAGGCCTTTATCAAGAAATAACACAGCAGGACCTGGATAAAGCAAAGGACTTAATGCATCAGTTCAATATTAGCCATGTTCAGGATCAAACTCTCACATCCCTCTCACAGGGTGAAAAACGAAAAGCAATGATTGCAAGAGCCTTAATGGCTTCACCAAGGCTGCTTATTCTCGATGAACCATGCAATGGGCTTGATATCTATTCGCAGGAAGAATTGCTTCGCTCGATTGAAAAAATGGCTGCTCAGCCGGATGGTCCCACGATCATTTATGTTACCCATCATATTGGGGAAATTGTACCTTCCATAACCCATGCCATGCTGCTGAAGGGAGGAAACGTCATTTCACAAGGCAAAAAAAGAGAAACATTGACGGATTCGCTCCTTGAAGAAACATTCCGTGTACCAATAACAGTAGAGTGGGAAAATGGGCGTCCTTGGGTACGGGTAAAAGTCGCATCCCAGTTTATCGGAGCAGGAAACCGATGA
- a CDS encoding tripartite tricarboxylate transporter substrate binding protein: MKLKRISFLSLAIALVFFLQACNSSPQGASSEEKKSSGNYPERQIEIIVGFGAGGGSDNFARAIAKELKDILGVNINVVNMPGAAGINSADHVTRQPADGYTIWSATSNHPVNIAAGVEKNDLSKLTSVGRVQNDTMTLQVKSDGKFKDIDDLIAKAKEKPGKITIGGTGSAGFDELVVKQFEKATGTKFNYISFEGSGEMTAALLGGHIDVIAEEPGPSIAQLESGDIKMLIAFTEDKMEGFEDVPISTEMGINVTDGQGRGFMVHADTPPEIISALEKALEEAKERPDYKEYEMANYLHLRDGWLNSEEYNAEFEKLIDTYGSLLKE; this comes from the coding sequence ATGAAATTAAAGAGGATTTCGTTTTTGTCTCTTGCAATTGCATTGGTATTCTTTTTGCAGGCATGTAATTCTTCACCTCAGGGAGCAAGCTCGGAGGAAAAGAAAAGCAGCGGCAATTATCCCGAGCGGCAGATTGAAATTATTGTCGGCTTTGGTGCGGGCGGGGGCAGTGACAATTTTGCAAGGGCCATTGCAAAAGAACTTAAAGATATTCTTGGTGTAAACATAAATGTTGTGAATATGCCTGGTGCAGCGGGGATCAATTCCGCTGACCATGTGACCAGGCAGCCTGCTGACGGCTATACCATCTGGTCTGCAACATCCAATCATCCCGTAAATATTGCAGCAGGTGTGGAAAAAAATGATTTGAGCAAATTAACTTCTGTCGGAAGGGTCCAAAATGATACCATGACCCTCCAAGTCAAAAGCGATGGCAAGTTCAAGGATATTGATGATCTTATCGCAAAGGCTAAGGAAAAACCTGGCAAAATCACGATTGGCGGTACAGGTTCAGCAGGCTTTGATGAACTGGTAGTCAAACAGTTTGAAAAAGCCACTGGAACAAAGTTTAATTATATCTCATTTGAAGGCTCAGGAGAGATGACAGCAGCACTGCTCGGGGGACATATCGATGTCATTGCAGAGGAGCCTGGCCCATCGATCGCCCAGCTGGAAAGCGGAGATATTAAAATGCTGATTGCGTTTACTGAAGACAAAATGGAAGGCTTTGAGGACGTGCCGATTTCAACTGAAATGGGGATAAATGTAACAGACGGCCAGGGCAGAGGCTTCATGGTCCACGCAGATACACCGCCGGAAATCATTTCAGCGCTTGAAAAAGCCCTTGAGGAAGCGAAAGAACGTCCGGACTATAAAGAGTATGAAATGGCCAATTACCTGCACCTTCGGGATGGCTGGCTAAATTCAGAAGAGTATAATGCTGAATTTGAAAAGCTAATCGACACTTACGGTTCTCTATTAAAAGAATGA
- a CDS encoding enoyl-CoA hydratase-related protein — protein sequence MSKNLEAFSGDKTYSEPVYLQVEGEIAFICFNRPDKRNALSHEIWLRIPQLIEECENDANVKVIIFKGTGSAAFSAGADISEFKTLRYTAEGAEKYNKATMIAEKSIMDASKPTIAMIQGFCVGGGCEIAVACDFRFSDEQGKFGITPAKLGLVYNTPGTKNVVDLVGPAKAKDILYTGRLLDTGEAYRIGLIDRIYPAESIKEETVRYAELICRNAQLSVRGSKKIINEVLAGAIEDSPATAELVIDSFLSEDYREGVRSFLEKRKPDFKYS from the coding sequence ATGTCTAAGAATCTGGAAGCATTCAGCGGGGATAAGACTTACAGTGAACCGGTTTATCTTCAGGTTGAAGGAGAAATTGCATTCATATGCTTCAACCGGCCGGATAAAAGGAATGCCCTAAGTCATGAAATCTGGTTAAGGATTCCACAGCTTATTGAGGAATGCGAAAATGATGCCAATGTAAAAGTAATCATTTTTAAAGGTACTGGATCTGCTGCTTTTTCGGCAGGCGCAGATATCAGCGAATTTAAGACTTTAAGGTATACCGCAGAAGGCGCTGAAAAGTATAACAAGGCTACGATGATAGCAGAAAAATCAATCATGGATGCATCAAAGCCAACGATTGCCATGATACAGGGTTTTTGTGTTGGCGGCGGATGTGAAATTGCGGTTGCCTGTGATTTTAGATTCTCTGATGAACAGGGCAAGTTCGGCATTACTCCAGCAAAACTTGGCCTAGTATACAATACACCGGGAACCAAAAATGTTGTAGATCTTGTCGGCCCGGCGAAAGCCAAAGATATTCTTTACACAGGAAGGCTTTTGGATACAGGAGAAGCGTATCGGATAGGTCTCATCGATCGGATATATCCTGCAGAATCCATTAAGGAGGAAACGGTCAGATATGCAGAGTTAATTTGCAGAAATGCTCAGCTGTCAGTCAGGGGTTCAAAAAAAATCATTAATGAAGTGCTTGCCGGAGCCATTGAAGATTCACCTGCAACAGCCGAGCTTGTTATTGACTCGTTTCTTTCGGAGGATTATCGGGAAGGGGTGCGTTCATTTTTGGAAAAACGGAAGCCTGATTTTAAATATTCTTAA
- a CDS encoding tripartite tricarboxylate transporter TctB family protein yields MQLERNLSIIMIVFSSFFLVMSLQVENRTGNFISAGTWPAALMILMLILSVILLMRALKVNNVPNIKGNDNDSADADNEEQLVHPKKFFLLFAVLAIYIFFLGYVGFIAATILGIFVMALLFGMKSYIRALLTGILATAGSIVLFPILLNLPFPRGTGIFYSLSLLFY; encoded by the coding sequence ATGCAGCTGGAACGAAATCTTTCGATTATCATGATCGTTTTTTCATCTTTTTTTCTGGTTATGTCACTCCAGGTGGAAAATAGGACAGGGAATTTCATTTCTGCAGGAACATGGCCAGCAGCTTTAATGATCCTAATGCTAATTCTATCGGTTATCCTGCTGATGAGGGCTCTAAAGGTGAATAACGTTCCGAATATAAAGGGTAATGACAATGATTCAGCAGATGCAGATAATGAAGAGCAGCTCGTTCATCCGAAAAAGTTCTTCCTCTTGTTTGCAGTTCTTGCAATCTATATCTTTTTTCTTGGTTATGTTGGTTTTATTGCTGCGACGATTCTGGGGATTTTTGTGATGGCGCTTTTGTTTGGAATGAAAAGCTATATTCGAGCTCTGCTGACAGGTATTCTGGCAACTGCCGGTTCTATCGTGCTGTTTCCCATTTTATTGAATTTGCCTTTCCCGCGGGGAACCGGGATTTTTTATTCACTTAGCTTGCTGTTTTATTAA
- a CDS encoding FAD-binding oxidoreductase: protein MNETMTPPPLDENVISRLRDIFGEDRLLTNCTDMMTYSYDASFETQLRPKLPQVAVIALSTEEVSECVRLANEFNIPLYPRGAATGQTGGAVPVKGGIMLDLSKMNRILEIDHRNMQVMIEPGVIQNDLNEALHPYGLRFPPDPGSANMCTVGGMVSNNSSGLRAVKYGVTRHYVLGMEVVLPTGDIIVTGGVKSKALKSVSGYDLAHLMIGSEGTLGIVTRLRLKLLPLPVTRGIVLCSFERLEDAGEAVNAVFSSGLQPSAIEIMDFNCTKAVNMMKPELNLPLNNEAILVFEVDGAKEEVTSQVNRLRKVVEKFTNYIKFSDEPEECEKLWQARKLVGAAVGLLKPGGFRVYGGEDICVPISRLPETLRKIHNIAERYGIICGIYGHVGDGNMHTGPVVNMNNEIEMENVQKMIDDIHELAIKMEGTTTAEHGVGIVRAKYMDVEHGPAMEVMRAIKRTLDPKNILNPGKMALPN, encoded by the coding sequence ATGAACGAAACCATGACACCGCCTCCACTGGATGAAAATGTCATATCCCGATTAAGAGATATCTTCGGAGAGGACCGGCTATTAACCAATTGCACTGATATGATGACCTACTCCTATGATGCATCCTTTGAAACACAGCTCCGTCCGAAACTGCCTCAAGTGGCTGTTATTGCACTGTCAACTGAAGAGGTCAGTGAATGTGTCAGGCTGGCCAACGAATTTAATATCCCTTTATACCCGAGAGGGGCAGCCACCGGACAAACAGGCGGAGCCGTGCCGGTTAAGGGCGGCATTATGCTGGATTTATCAAAAATGAACCGAATACTGGAAATTGATCACAGGAATATGCAGGTGATGATTGAGCCGGGAGTCATCCAAAATGATTTAAATGAGGCTTTACATCCCTATGGATTAAGGTTCCCTCCTGACCCGGGAAGCGCCAATATGTGCACAGTGGGAGGCATGGTTTCCAACAATTCAAGCGGACTGAGGGCAGTCAAATATGGTGTTACCCGTCATTATGTCCTGGGAATGGAAGTCGTACTGCCCACTGGTGACATCATTGTGACTGGCGGCGTAAAATCGAAGGCTCTTAAATCGGTCTCCGGGTACGACCTTGCCCACTTAATGATCGGTTCGGAAGGCACTCTTGGAATCGTGACCCGCCTTCGCCTGAAATTATTGCCGCTCCCCGTCACAAGAGGAATTGTCCTATGCTCATTTGAAAGATTGGAAGATGCGGGAGAGGCGGTTAACGCTGTTTTTTCTTCAGGCCTGCAGCCATCTGCCATTGAAATCATGGACTTCAATTGTACGAAGGCTGTCAACATGATGAAGCCTGAGCTGAATCTTCCCCTGAATAATGAAGCTATACTTGTTTTTGAAGTGGATGGTGCCAAGGAGGAGGTAACCTCCCAGGTGAACCGGCTCAGGAAGGTGGTTGAAAAATTTACTAATTATATAAAGTTCAGCGATGAGCCGGAAGAGTGTGAAAAGCTCTGGCAGGCAAGAAAGCTTGTTGGTGCTGCTGTTGGACTATTGAAGCCGGGCGGTTTCCGGGTGTATGGCGGCGAGGATATTTGTGTGCCAATTTCAAGACTCCCTGAAACGCTTCGGAAGATTCATAATATCGCAGAACGATATGGAATTATCTGCGGAATTTACGGCCATGTTGGCGATGGAAATATGCATACCGGACCGGTAGTGAACATGAACAATGAAATTGAAATGGAAAATGTGCAGAAAATGATCGACGATATTCACGAACTGGCCATCAAAATGGAAGGAACGACGACCGCTGAACATGGGGTGGGAATTGTCCGTGCCAAATATATGGATGTTGAGCATGGTCCTGCTATGGAAGTAATGCGGGCTATTAAAAGGACTCTTGATCCAAAAAATATTCTGAATCCAGGCAAGATGGCACTGCCTAACTAG
- a CDS encoding (Fe-S)-binding protein — translation MKLLTAEESMQTCVRCGACRNVCPTLNITGREADGPRGRVLMARSLIEGNIPVNQEIKDQLDRCLLCSACVDACPIDVQVPDIVMLAKERIAAAAETPVQTDIKKPAYPARTFKDYFFDHVLANQKRLNTVGNLLWFYQKSGLQTVTRGLGILKFFPEQMRQMERITPSILPPSGRKHHPEYTPRTNEEMTARGRVAFFHGCIMDVMFRETNDNSIKLLSKTGFDVVTPKAQMCCGALHHHSGKKDKAIELAKANIQAFEEANVDYIITNAGGCGAALAEYADLFRGDPHWLERAKAFSAKIRDISEIIYEKGKMPETAGRGERVTYQPSCHLQYVMKVKDAPAKLVKEIPNSEYVDLPEKKYCCGSAGIYNLLQPRLANEILDKKMSRVKETESAVLITANPGCFLQMKMGVYREGMEDKIETKHVADYLMESIERAESANEQ, via the coding sequence ATGAAATTGCTGACGGCGGAAGAATCCATGCAAACGTGTGTGCGCTGCGGTGCCTGCCGCAATGTTTGCCCGACATTAAATATCACAGGCAGGGAAGCTGATGGTCCCAGGGGCCGAGTATTGATGGCAAGAAGTCTGATTGAGGGCAATATCCCCGTAAATCAGGAAATCAAAGATCAGCTCGATCGATGCCTGTTATGCTCAGCCTGTGTGGATGCTTGTCCAATCGATGTTCAGGTCCCTGATATCGTCATGCTCGCCAAGGAGCGAATAGCAGCAGCGGCTGAAACACCTGTTCAAACGGATATAAAAAAACCTGCATATCCGGCACGGACTTTTAAAGATTACTTCTTTGATCATGTTCTTGCCAACCAAAAAAGGCTGAATACTGTTGGCAATCTTTTGTGGTTTTATCAAAAAAGCGGCCTTCAAACTGTAACTAGAGGGCTGGGGATTTTAAAGTTCTTCCCAGAGCAGATGAGGCAGATGGAAAGAATCACACCTTCCATTTTGCCGCCTTCAGGTCGGAAACACCATCCCGAGTATACTCCAAGGACTAATGAAGAGATGACAGCAAGGGGCCGGGTAGCCTTTTTCCACGGCTGTATTATGGATGTAATGTTTAGAGAAACAAATGATAATTCTATTAAACTGCTGTCAAAGACTGGTTTTGATGTTGTTACACCAAAAGCACAGATGTGCTGCGGAGCACTGCACCATCATAGCGGAAAAAAAGACAAGGCCATTGAATTGGCCAAAGCGAATATACAGGCTTTTGAAGAAGCTAATGTTGATTATATTATTACCAATGCCGGAGGATGCGGTGCTGCACTTGCGGAATATGCGGACTTATTTCGGGGGGATCCCCATTGGCTGGAGAGGGCAAAAGCATTCTCAGCCAAAATAAGGGATATCAGTGAGATCATTTATGAAAAAGGCAAAATGCCTGAAACTGCCGGAAGAGGCGAAAGAGTAACCTATCAGCCTTCCTGCCATCTGCAATATGTTATGAAAGTGAAGGATGCTCCAGCTAAATTGGTGAAGGAAATTCCAAACTCAGAGTATGTGGATCTTCCTGAAAAGAAATATTGCTGCGGTTCTGCCGGTATTTATAATTTATTGCAGCCAAGACTTGCAAATGAAATATTGGATAAGAAAATGTCCAGAGTCAAAGAAACTGAATCAGCTGTTCTAATAACAGCCAATCCAGGGTGTTTCCTCCAAATGAAAATGGGGGTTTACCGCGAAGGAATGGAAGATAAGATTGAAACGAAGCATGTTGCAGACTATCTGATGGAGTCAATTGAAAGGGCTGAATCTGCAAATGAACAATAA
- a CDS encoding GntR family transcriptional regulator, with amino-acid sequence MVQSLKFTQPLYQQIYDIIKSSILSGELIPGEKINVSHLAEKYNISRTPLREALRQLQIEGLLVQDQLGLAIVKLDEADFNDLYETRIMLEPQILGLILKTITDEKLDVIGKILERAEDAFTAGNHLQLLEWNAKFHDRLLEASPNKRAVHLLQQVRSFLLLYRANILKNNEHNREILKEHRQILHALKARDDIAVYQSAENHLRNDLERGMNMIRK; translated from the coding sequence ATGGTGCAAAGCCTGAAATTTACGCAGCCGCTTTATCAGCAAATCTATGACATTATAAAAAGTTCCATTTTGTCAGGTGAATTAATACCAGGTGAGAAGATCAATGTTTCTCACCTGGCGGAAAAATACAATATAAGCCGGACTCCGTTACGAGAGGCTCTCCGCCAGCTGCAAATAGAAGGGCTGCTGGTTCAGGATCAGCTGGGGCTGGCTATTGTAAAACTGGATGAAGCCGATTTTAATGATTTATACGAAACTCGCATCATGCTTGAGCCTCAAATATTGGGACTTATTTTGAAAACGATTACAGATGAGAAGCTTGATGTCATCGGAAAAATCCTTGAAAGAGCAGAAGATGCCTTTACCGCAGGAAACCATCTTCAGTTACTTGAATGGAATGCAAAGTTTCATGATCGGCTCTTGGAAGCTAGCCCAAACAAACGGGCAGTACACTTGCTGCAGCAAGTACGTTCATTTCTTTTGCTTTACCGGGCCAATATCCTAAAAAACAACGAGCATAATAGAGAAATTCTTAAGGAACATCGCCAAATCCTTCATGCTCTTAAAGCCCGGGACGACATAGCTGTCTATCAATCTGCAGAAAATCATCTGCGCAACGATCTGGAGCGCGGAATGAATATGATCCGCAAATAA